AGAAAGTAGAGAAATGGATGGAGAACTGGGGAGGGATTGGAAAATAACAAAGTGTACATTCAAAAGTAAGTACTTCTATAGATAAATATGGGATTGGGATTGAACAAAATTCTTTTTGATGGCATGCTATtcaacattttgaaaaaaatgatttgcccCAGTGAGCGAgacaaaaaagaacaaaatattgaaggacCACCTTGGCATCTCTCTTTCACACTCTCATAATGATTGAAAATCAAATGGGGCGTTTGCTTTTTCATTGAGTAAGCCATGTAAAGAAGGGAATGGGAACAAGAAAGATGTTTCATTTTGCTCTTTATTTCACTCTCTATATTGGATGTTTGAAAAACTTTATGACAATAATACACTTTCACGCTTGGAATGTCTTTTTGCGTTCCTTTGAACAATGACAAGAAGATAAACAGTACGGCAAAGCGATAGGATGGTGATGATCCTGATGGATTGCTGCTGCTTTTGATTCTCACCGATGGCCATGCCAAAATCTTTGTGCTATTTTTCCACATCAACAAATCTTAGTTaccaaacaaataataattcaataagaCCCTTTtgatccaaagaaaaaaataataatagaaaagaaatcacTCCTCACATTAAGATTATTGAGATTGTGTTTTCAAGATACAAATGGCCTTGAAATGTCAATTTACTGAGAGTTGAACATATGAAATGTAGTTGATGTAGTCTTTaaagttgtattttatttaattagacctttaattctttaatttattgtttatatactAGAATTTTACTTGAAACGAAAGACAAAGGTAatctaattacaaaaaaaaaacaaagaaagcacataaaacttgaaaaaatactaTATCCCAATCAATAATCTCTTCATAAAAGAACCAACTTAAATATAGCTTTAATTCTTTCATGTGTATTGGTgattttcatcaattattttaaattataatattaaatgatgaagaacCAACTCAAATACTATATCCCAATCAATAATCTCTTCCTAGAAAACCAATTCATTTCTAACTAACATCAAGGATTTTCATCTTTTGaagtgagaaaaaaatgaaacaatattcatcaaaatttataacttgaaaatataaattacattatggataataattaataactaaGTTGTCCAGTATAAAAGCAGATGAAAAAGATTTTAAAGAGCATTCAATAACACTTCCAAGCTTGGAAAATGATCTTCAAGCCGACAAATACATATCAACATCTCTATGTAAAATGATGTTGTACTCTTATGTCAATCCAAGTCTTTTGttcactaaaaaaatcatcaaattcaataaaacttttaaatttaaaaagaaagttaaatgTGCATGATTGTAcatgtatttttgttattacGAAAAAATACCCatcacttttaattaaaaacttaatttataataaaaaaaggttaatatcGAGTttgcaataaaatataaaaacattattcaatttttttttattttaatgtaaaaaaaaatcaattttcaatattttctaaaaaaaactaaagtgattttaataaaaatatgttagtgattttggcttttttgtttttcaaaaaataattattagagttataatttattttttaagtgatatTCGATagatataattattaaagataatatttattttttaaaattaaataagaaaaatattatcataaaatcaagaaataaaaaataaaccaatcagactctaattatttaataaaaaaatattattaaagataatacttaatttattagattaaataagaaaaatgtaacaattaaacatgatatttaatctcttaaattaaatagaataaaatagaaataactaAAGGAAATATGTATTCTTACCAAAAAgccttaaatatatatttttttttattaaagatgatatttaatttttttatattaaagataatattttaatctcataaattaaatataatagaataaaaataactaaatgaaatatttgttcTTACCATCAAGCATTAAACTGAGGTTATAGTGTTGCAGCTTCACAAATAAATAGTCACTCCATTGCAAGCATTAAACTGAGGTTATGGTGTTGCAGCTTCGCAAATAAATAGTCACTCCATTGCTTAGGTGTAGACGCTGTGATTGAACCACAATGAGGATGAGGAAGCAGATGATATGACGGTGGTGAATGCATCAATGTATTTCTCTCCACTTCTGACTCTTCGAATGAATCTAACTTCTCTGTGATTACATGGACCCCATATTCTTTAATGTGTACGTCTAGGTATGAATGATCGTTGAGCACTTCATACTCTGTTGGCTCCAAAGAAATGGATAGTTCCAATTCGTCTTCCATTGCCATTTCACTTCTACTTATGTATCTTATCCATCCCCCAACTTCTACTGTTAGTTTATATTCAAACAATTGAATaccattgcttttattttttataataataacaatttcaGAATTGTAGGCTTTGAACAATGGACCTATATGACTCTTCTCAAGTTTGGTATATGCAACAACAACCCAAAGAACTAAGCCATGGAAGACTGGAGGTATATGGAATGACAATGAGCATCCTTCTTCCCTGTAGCTCATCCAATTTGGCATCTCACCACAAAAGGAGGAAATATGACATAGGTGAGGACGACGAAAGTCGTAAATACAATACTGGTGATGACCGTTGCACATTGCctgtataaatatattatcattaaatcaagaaataaaaaataaaaccaatcagactttaaatatttaataaaaaatattattaaagataatatttaattttttagattcaataaggaaaataaaaatattattaaagatgatatttattttttaaaataaaataataataataatgattattttgcaTGTATACATATTGATTTCAAGGAATACTGAGATTTTAGACATTAATCATTGTATGTGCAAAATTATGTGTTTCTTCTTGTGCAAGAGAGATTGAAAGAAATAGTACCTCAACAACGCTCTTCTGTAATTTATTTGGTGAATGCCTATGGTCGTCAACACGAATATACAAGAAACTATTACTTAGTCCTTCGATGCCCTGAATCTCTTCTAACAAATGACTTTCAtctagatatatatatagtttttttttagactcGATTGGTATTCTTACTCTTTCCAATGATTTGCAATAAGATGCAACCAAAGTGTCTAAACTTAAGGGAAGATCTGGGATTGATACAAGATTGTGGCACCAATAGACTCTCAAGATCTCTAGCTTGGGAAGGAAGCCGATCCCAGAAGGCAGGCTAGAGAATTTGTTTCTTGATAGATCCAATACTTTTAGAGAGGACAAACCACTGAAATCAACACGCTTAGCTGCGCGATCAGACAAACAACCATTAGAAAGCTGAAGACGTTTCACTAATCTCCATTCAGTGAAAGATGTTGGCAGCCAACGTTTCCAATTCAAAACACCTACTGAAATCAAAGAACAACTTGGTGGAGTCGGACTGCATCCACGCAATGATAACCTTTTGACATTCTTTAATTGCCCAATTGAAGAGAGAAATTGCTTAGTTTTAATCCCATCAGCTAGCAGCTCAGTTAAGGATTCCATATCACCCATGCATTCTGGCAATTTCTCAAGTTGTGAACACCCAGAAATATTCAGAGTTTCAAGAGACTTTACATTACCAATGCTTTCAGGGAGAGCCTTTAGACTCCAACATCCCTCAAGattcaagaaaacaagtttCGTCGAATGTCCAATTGATTGATGCACCTCAATTAAACTCGAGCAACCTTTCAGAATTAATTTCTCTATACTTGAACTGTGcaagtttggtgttttaataAGGTGCTGAGAATGACTAAGATTAAGGATTTTTAGCTTGTCAAGAATCTGTCATAATAGAGAGTAAGATAATGACAATTAATCATAGAAGGTCAtaacatgtaaatataaattacatgctGGAGAAATTTTGGGGATGGTAAGATGTTTCGTACCTTTTCTCCCTTCCATAGTTCTTTGAGGTTACTGTACTGTATATCAAGAACAACTAGATTGTCCAAGGTAAAATTAGATGGAAAATATTTCAAAGGACATTGAAGCCAACAAATCCACATCAACTCTTTAGAAAGCAGTTTGAAGGATCCGGTGAGATGT
This genomic interval from Populus alba chromosome 1, ASM523922v2, whole genome shotgun sequence contains the following:
- the LOC118047605 gene encoding disease resistance protein RUN1-like, with the translated sequence MTEPESSHSRPEGAYDVFLSFRGEDTRKTFVDHLYTALVQAGIHTFRDDDELPRGEEISDHLLEAIRESKISIVVFSKGYASSRWCLNELVEILKCKRKKTGQIVLPIFYDIDPSDVRKQTGSFVEAFDKHEERFEEKLVKEWRKALEDAGNLSGWSLNDMAYGHEAKFIKGIIKDVLNKLSRDYLCVPEHLVGMNLAHNIYDFLSTTTDDVRIVGIHGMPGIGKTTIAKVVFNRLCYRFEGSCFLSNINETSKQFNGLALLQKQLLHDILKQDVANINCVDRGTVLIKERLCRKRVLVVADDVAHLEQLNALMGERSWFGPESRVIITTRDSNLLHKADRTYQIKELTRDQSLRLFSWHAFMDTKPAEDYIELSKDAIDYCGGLPLALEVMGACLSGKNRDGWQCVIDKLRRIPNHDLQGKLRISFDALDGEELQNAFLDIACFFIDRKKEYVAKVLGARCGYNPEVDLETLRERSLIKVLGETVTMHDLLRDMGREVVRESSPKEPGKRTRIWNQEDAWNVLEQQKGTDVVEGLALDVRASGAKSLSVGSFAKMKCLNLLQINGAHLTGSFKLLSKELMWICWLQCPLKYFPSNFTLDNLVVLDIQYSNLKELWKGEKILDKLKILNLSHSQHLIKTPNLHSSSIEKLILKGCSSLIEVHQSIGHSTKLVFLNLEGCWSLKALPESIGNVKSLETLNISGCSQLEKLPECMGDMESLTELLADGIKTKQFLSSIGQLKNVKRLSLRGCSPTPPSCSLISVGVLNWKRWLPTSFTEWRLVKRLQLSNGCLSDRAAKRVDFSGLSSLKVLDLSRNKFSSLPSGIGFLPKLEILRVYWCHNLVSIPDLPLSLDTLVASYCKSLERVRIPIESKKKLYIYLDESHLLEEIQGIEGLSNSFLYIRVDDHRHSPNKLQKSVVEAMCNGHHQYCIYDFRRPHLCHISSFCGEMPNWMSYREEGCSLSFHIPPVFHGLVLWVVVAYTKLEKSHIGPLFKAYNSEIVIIIKNKSNGIQLFEYKLTVEVGGWIRYISRSEMAMEDELELSISLEPTEYEVLNDHSYLDVHIKEYGVHVITEKLDSFEESEVERNTLMHSPPSYHLLPHPHCGSITASTPKQWSDYLFAKLQHHNLSLMLAME